A stretch of the Candidatus Omnitrophota bacterium genome encodes the following:
- a CDS encoding restriction endonuclease subunit S, giving the protein MEDDWSSTTLGKVLSFSNGKTSPDRAENLPHPVYGSNGVIGFASDTNSDSETIVIGRVGTYCGSLYFSKQKCWVTDNAIRANAIDENGARFLYYVLKTIDLNHWRAGSGQPLLNQTILCSIPIVVPKPEVQRAIAHILGTLDDKIELNRRMSETLEAIARAIFKSWFVDSVQEMVPQSWRVGNFDELAAISRESVIPRQYPEESFDHYSIPAYDNARMPKAELGQQIQSNKFLVPPKTIMLSKLNPRISRVWFPKINFAKRSVASTEFIVLCPRSGFNQEYLYGLLQSEGFQQTFKGMVTGTSSSHQRVKPEDLLAMEVLIPPSDLVEQFSSISKPLYDRMARNLEESKILGELRDTLLPKLVSGKLRVVNSRKQPEAVV; this is encoded by the coding sequence ATGGAGGATGATTGGAGCTCAACCACACTTGGAAAGGTTTTATCATTTTCAAATGGTAAGACAAGCCCCGATCGTGCTGAGAACTTGCCCCACCCTGTGTATGGTTCTAATGGCGTAATTGGATTTGCTAGCGATACAAATTCTGATTCAGAAACCATTGTAATTGGGCGAGTAGGCACTTATTGTGGCTCACTTTATTTTAGTAAGCAGAAATGCTGGGTGACAGATAATGCAATTCGGGCGAATGCTATTGATGAAAATGGCGCTAGATTCCTTTACTACGTACTCAAAACCATTGATCTAAACCATTGGAGAGCCGGATCAGGACAACCACTGCTCAATCAAACGATTCTTTGTTCCATACCTATAGTAGTACCAAAGCCTGAAGTTCAACGCGCCATTGCCCATATCCTCGGCACCCTGGACGACAAAATCGAACTCAACCGCCGAATGAGCGAAACATTAGAAGCCATTGCGAGGGCTATTTTCAAATCCTGGTTTGTAGATTCTGTTCAAGAAATGGTGCCGCAAAGCTGGAGGGTTGGAAATTTTGATGAACTTGCAGCAATCAGTCGGGAAAGTGTTATTCCGAGACAGTACCCAGAGGAAAGTTTCGACCATTACAGTATTCCCGCCTACGATAATGCACGGATGCCGAAAGCAGAGCTTGGACAACAAATTCAGAGCAATAAATTCCTGGTTCCTCCAAAGACCATCATGCTTTCTAAGCTCAACCCCCGCATTTCGCGTGTTTGGTTTCCTAAGATTAATTTTGCTAAGCGTTCTGTGGCTTCGACAGAGTTTATCGTTTTGTGCCCCCGCAGTGGTTTTAACCAAGAATATCTGTACGGACTTCTCCAATCGGAAGGCTTTCAGCAAACCTTTAAAGGCATGGTCACAGGCACCTCAAGTAGTCATCAGAGGGTGAAACCAGAAGATCTTTTAGCGATGGAGGTGCTAATACCACCAAGTGATTTGGTGGAGCAGTTTAGCAGTATTTCAAAACCACTCTATGATCGTATGGCACGAAATCTTGAAGAATCCAAAATTCTAGGTGAACTGCGTGACACGCTGCTGCCTAAGCTCGTTTCAGGTAAGTTGCGAGTGGTAAATTCAAGAAAGCAACCTGAGGCAGTTGTATGA